From one Lycium ferocissimum isolate CSIRO_LF1 chromosome 7, AGI_CSIRO_Lferr_CH_V1, whole genome shotgun sequence genomic stretch:
- the LOC132062805 gene encoding agamous-like MADS-box protein AGL62, with protein sequence MAKKTSKGRQKIQMTKMSKESNLLVTFSKRRSGLFKKASELCTLCGVEIAIIVFSPGHKVFSFGHPNVESIVNRFLTRNPTSTSSTTSQLVEAHRSANVRELNMQLMEILNQLEFEKKREVELVKIKKAKIGKNWWEGPVNELGLGELEQLKLGMEELKKNVTKQMQKLIFEASNTPAFFLGGSSSNGGQVDVKNIKGLGLSMATNGHTFFP encoded by the coding sequence ATGGCAAAAAAGACGAGCAAAGGTAGGCAAAAGATTCAAATGACCAAAATGTCAAAAGAAAGCAACCTTCTTGTAACCTTCTCAAAACGTCGTTCTGGCCTTTTCAAAAAAGCTAGTGAACTTTGTACACTTTGTGGTGTTGAGATAGCGATCATTGTTTTTTCCCCTGGTCATAAAGTCTTCTCTTTTGGCCATCCTAATGTTGAATCCATTGTCAATCGCTTCCTCACTCGTAATCCTACTAGTACTTCTTCTACCACTAGTCAACTTGTTGAAGCTCATAGAAGTGCGAATGTTCGCGAATTGAACATGCAACTCATGGAGATTCTCAATCAGTTGGAGTTTGAGAAAAAACGCGAAGTTGAACTTGTGAAAATTAAGAAGGCTAAAATTGGGAAGAATTGGTGGGAAGGTCCAGTGAATGAACTTGGACTTGGTGAATTGGAACAATTGAAATTGGGAATGGAGGAACTCAAGAAAAATGTTACCAAACAAATGCAGAAACTCATTTTTGAGGCTTCAAATACCCCTGCATTTTTTCTTGGAGGGTCTTCTTCTAATGGAGGCCAAGTTGATGTCAAAAATATCAAGGGTCTTGGACTTTCTATGGCCACCAATGGGCATACATTTTTTCCTTGA
- the LOC132062184 gene encoding agamous-like MADS-box protein AGL62 has protein sequence MPRRSKGRQKVAMVKMQNESNLQVTFSKRRAGLFKKASELCTLCGAEIVIVVFSPGKKVYSFGHPCVDSVVDRFLARNPPPNNDGHNQLIVAHRNASVRELNLELTNIEGILQMEKNRGESLEAIRRRANGHWWEAPVDELNLFQLQQLKEALEALKQKVEKEAQHQQMVTNNALPFLTFGSALAPTNGARASSSYGSFPFQNRVSGGLNFGAPFASRASGSTSSVVPK, from the coding sequence ATGCCAAGAAGGAGCAAAGGTCGTCAAAAGGTTGCCATGGTGAAAATGCAAAATGAGAGTAACTTACAAGTGACTTTCTCTAAGCGTCGTGCTGGTCTCTTCAAGAAGGCTAGTGAACTTTGTACACTATGTGGTGCTGAAATTGTCATTGTGGTATTTTCTCCTGGCAAGAAAGTTTACTCATTCGGCCACCCTTGTGTAGACTCGGTGGTGGATAGGTTCCTCGCGAGGAACCCCCCACCAAATAATGATGGCCACAACCAACTCATTGTGGCTCATCGAAATGCTAGTGTTCGTGAGCTCAATCTGGAGCTCACGAACATCGAGGGAATTCTCCAGATGGAAAAAAATCGCGGAGAATCCCTAGAAGCAATCAGGAGGAGAGCTAATGGTCATTGGTGGGAAGCTCCGGTTGACgaacttaacctttttcaacTCCAACAACTAAAGGAGGCATTGGAAGCTCTAAagcaaaaagttgaaaaagaggCACAACACCAACAAATGGTGACTAATAATGCATTACCATTTCTCACATTTGGAAGTGCATTGGCTCCTACTAATGGTGCTAGGGCAAGCTCTTCATATGGCTCTTTCCCATTTCAAAATAGGGTTTCTGGAGGACTCAATTTTGGTGCACCCTTTGCTAGTAGGGCCAGTGGATCTACCTCTTCCGTAGTTCCCAAGTAG